A region from the Bdellovibrio bacteriovorus genome encodes:
- a CDS encoding sigma-54-dependent transcriptional regulator gives MATTRVFSLLIVDDDPLVQQSLKMCLPNHWKVFSAPTLEAIQYERFYHAAFVDMHLEPGTTKAAGPQVIEKLVKHNNQLEVVAMSGDLSRSLMESCLKAGAQRFLAKPLMPEEILLILEKIEALWDLRSVDPSSSRHTTRWVGNSAASMKIKKRIADLRGETNAVLIEGETGCGKEVVARLLHEQEGDRPFIAVNLASIPENLFESEMFGHVKGAFTGADQNKVGLTEAANGGDLFLDEIEALPLSQQAKLLRFLETGEVRRVGAKESTIVKTRVIAASNRSLEKMVAAGEFREDLLYRLSSQRIELTPLRERLEDIDELAKHFLEAERPRRNKTIADDGLNALKKYNWPGNVRELKRVCEQLSLTSPLPFIREEDVAAWLKPAATAPGAPSYTAIDFNKGLNTLVEEFEAHTIRTCLKQTRDVEEAAKVLQVSRSNLYKKIKDYKIDEEPS, from the coding sequence ATGGCAACAACTCGAGTATTTTCTCTACTTATCGTCGATGATGACCCGTTAGTTCAACAATCGTTGAAGATGTGTTTGCCGAATCATTGGAAAGTTTTTTCTGCGCCGACTTTGGAAGCGATTCAATATGAACGCTTTTATCATGCCGCTTTCGTCGACATGCATTTAGAACCCGGCACTACCAAAGCCGCGGGTCCGCAAGTTATCGAAAAATTAGTAAAGCATAACAATCAACTTGAAGTGGTGGCGATGTCCGGGGACTTAAGCCGCTCTTTGATGGAAAGCTGCTTAAAGGCCGGAGCCCAACGTTTTCTGGCAAAGCCCTTGATGCCTGAAGAGATCTTACTGATCTTAGAAAAAATTGAAGCCCTGTGGGATTTGCGCAGTGTGGACCCGAGCTCTTCTCGCCACACCACTCGTTGGGTGGGGAATTCTGCCGCTTCCATGAAAATTAAAAAGCGCATTGCTGATCTTCGTGGAGAAACAAACGCTGTTCTTATCGAAGGCGAAACGGGTTGTGGAAAAGAAGTTGTCGCAAGACTTCTGCACGAACAAGAAGGCGACAGACCTTTTATTGCTGTCAACTTAGCAAGTATTCCCGAAAATCTTTTTGAGTCAGAAATGTTTGGCCATGTGAAAGGCGCTTTCACCGGAGCCGATCAAAACAAAGTCGGCCTGACAGAAGCTGCTAACGGCGGGGATCTTTTTTTAGACGAAATCGAAGCCTTGCCTTTATCCCAACAGGCAAAACTTTTGCGCTTTTTAGAAACCGGTGAAGTACGCCGTGTGGGTGCAAAAGAAAGTACGATTGTAAAAACGCGCGTGATCGCGGCCAGCAATCGATCCTTAGAAAAAATGGTGGCGGCCGGTGAATTCCGCGAAGACTTGCTTTATCGCCTGTCTTCTCAGCGCATTGAACTGACACCTTTGCGAGAACGTCTTGAAGACATCGATGAACTCGCCAAACATTTTCTAGAAGCTGAGCGCCCTCGCCGCAACAAGACCATTGCTGACGACGGACTGAACGCTTTAAAAAAATACAACTGGCCCGGGAATGTTCGCGAGCTCAAACGCGTTTGCGAACAACTCAGCCTGACTTCTCCCCTTCCTTTCATTCGCGAGGAAGACGTCGCTGCCTGGTTGAAACCGGCGGCGACCGCACCGGGAGCTCCTTCTTACACAGCTATTGATTTCAACAAAGGACTGAACACTCTTGTCGAAGAGTTTGAAGCTCACACCATTCGCACTTGTTTAAAACAAACCCGCGATGTGGAAGAAGCCGCGAAAGTCCTGCAAGTGTCTCGATCCAATCTTTACAAGAAGATCAAGGACTACAAAATTGACGAGGAACCATCGTAA